Proteins encoded in a region of the Anopheles aquasalis chromosome 2, idAnoAquaMG_Q_19, whole genome shotgun sequence genome:
- the LOC126570808 gene encoding uncharacterized protein LOC126570808, with protein sequence LCDKWCKLAVAYYKGQDIATPEVAHFGSTQRGKPLLVIGGYSFIRNGEFIDSINWRCSLHRTLKCKAKAITIKRDGQKSVRLSYPEHNHAPNAKFTDCTAMKRINWHTSIGLGLLEDEIRKELNDNLE encoded by the exons TTGTGTGATAAATGGTGTAAATTGGCAGTGGCATACT ataAAGGACAAGATATAGCGACGCCTGAGGTTGCCCACTTCGGTTCGACGCAACGTGGAAAACCACTGCTCGTGATTGGAGGCTATTCGTTTATTCGGAACGGCGAGTTTATTGATTCCATCAATTGGCGATGTTCGCTTCACCGAACGCTTAAATGCAAAGCTAAGGCCATCACGATTAAGCGAGATGGGCAGAAGAGTGTACGCTTGTCGTATCCGGAACACAATCATGCCCCAAACGCTAAGTTTACCGATTGTACTGCAATGAAAAGGATAAACTGGCATACCTCAATAGGTCTAGGTCTATTAGAAGATGAAATAAGAAAGGAACTCAATGATAATCTTGAATGA
- the LOC126570807 gene encoding uncharacterized protein LOC126570807 — MVQAVHALKSRLKQLYSGYKIAQNPNLIEICKIQDSLRSLNSEFRLSQGIDPHKPIQIHGFPMPLQCEEDIDRLELMVKRNPKIRLQYIEFLRCKKDLTASVSECFGKFFTDEAVYNFKWNAKRSAKTRCRAMQDYQIFTDCMTEAWHDHGITRATLASELQLMLTIINRRRHGSDHIRSN; from the exons ATGGTGCAAGCGGTTCATGCGCTGAAGTCTCGTCTAAAACAGCTTTACAGTGGCTACAAGATTGCACAAAACCCGAACTTGATCGAAATCTGCAAAATCCAGGATAGCCTACGATCGCTTAATTCTGAATTTCGGTTGTCACAAGGCATCGATCCCCATAAACCGATACAAATACACGGTTTTCCAATGCCATTACAATGTGAGGAAGACATTGACCGGTTGGAGCTGATGGTGAAGCGCAATCCAAAGATACGTCTGCAATAT ATCGAATTTTTGCGCTGTAAAAAAGACTTGACTGCATCCGTTAGCGAATGTTTCGGGAAATTCTTTACCGACGAGGCAGTCTATAATTtcaaatggaatgcaaaacgCAGTGCGAAAACTCGTTGTAGAGCTATGCAGGATTATCAAATATTCACCGATTGCATGACTG AAGCGTGGCACGATCACGGTATTACGAGAGCTACTCTTGCTAGCGAGCTACAACTGATGCTTACTATAATTAATAGACGCCGGCACGGGTCGGACCACATTCGATCTAACTAA